From the Methanobacterium sp. BAmetb5 genome, the window TGGTTTTTTTGGCAACCGGGAATTTCCCTCTGACTCATCTTCTACCATTGCTTCTCCAGTTACCAGTCCCAGGTGTTTGGTGATCTGGCCACCAGTCATATAGGGAATGGATACCAAGGGGACTTCCAGGTCATCCATAAAACCTAATTGAGGACTTTTCAACAGGTCTCCGGACTGATCACCAATATCGGACTCTGCTTCGGGTTCGGGGGTTTTCCGGGTAACTTTGTTCATGGCTTTAGACAGGAGGTTTCCCACATATCCTATAATATAAGTTAATATGCCCAGAAATACAACAAAAAGGAGGTAGTTGATGAGTATGGGGAATGCCGCCTGTATCATCATGGCCAAACCACCCAGGGTGAAGAAGTTGATGACAATGGGGTCCTGGGGGAAAAGCCAGGCGTAGGCATTTATGAATATGAATATTAGCAGGGCACTTATTGCTCCGGTACTTTTACCGTACATGCGTTGGGCTATGAACGTTTCCACAAAACCAGCAACCAAGGGAGATACAATGAACAGTATGTTAAAGCCGAAGATCTTCAGTTGCCATATCACACACAGTAAAGCGGATAGGAATCCCACGGCAAAACCTATGAGTATGGCGGCAAATGCCCAGCGTTTATCTTTTAGAAACTTTATAACCGATATTGGCAAATCTATCCCTTCCTAATACATGGGGTTAAACTTAGGATGATTTTTTACTTTTTAACTTAAATTAAGATGATTTTTTTTATTTAAATCCATTCTCCATAGATTTTTTAATCTATTCCTCGTAGGAAACTGCCGTTCCAAAGACCGTGACCATGATGGTGTTCCCCATGGTTCCACCAAGGTTATGATAGGCTAAGCGAACTCCGATAACTGCGTTGGCTCCTTTATCGGCAGCTTTCTCTTTCATACTTTCCAGGGCTACTTCTCTG encodes:
- a CDS encoding YbjQ family protein gives rise to the protein MPISVIKFLKDKRWAFAAILIGFAVGFLSALLCVIWQLKIFGFNILFIVSPLVAGFVETFIAQRMYGKSTGAISALLIFIFINAYAWLFPQDPIVINFFTLGGLAMMIQAAFPILINYLLFVVFLGILTYIIGYVGNLLSKAMNKVTRKTPEPEAESDIGDQSGDLLKSPQLGFMDDLEVPLVSIPYMTGGQITKHLGLVTGEAMVEDESEGNSRLPKKPKIDGMSLNKAKETAILRMLDNAYEMGANTVVEVLIDYNSIGGLQGNAIIVTATGTAVVYQ